The window TCTTAGAGCATCTCCAATGGGAGATGTTTCCATGATTTCTTAGACTAAGAAATGATTTTTTGTGAGTTATTTTGCATTGGAGCATAGTGACATGATAAAGTGAGTTCCTTTATTGTTAATAATAGTTTctttataacaaattttaatgtttgaattttttatgattttttataattttttgcattaaagtaaaattttatatgaatttctTATAAATGACATGACACTGTGGAGatcaaaaaaataatgtgaagATCACAAAAAACTgattaagaaatttatatgaGTTTCTTGCGAGATGCTGTTATGAACATCCACATCGTTCATCGTTGTCTCCGAGGAAAAGCGCACAAATGAAACAACAAACTActacaaatgataaatataagacttttttttaaatttgtttttcttttctatacgactttttttattttgtattaattattctcttactaaaatactattaattaattttcaataatattatgaattaaaaagataaatacattTGGTCTCTTAAGATTTTagagaagaagaataacacatTAATTGATCATGTAGAaagtaattaagtaaaaaaaatatgacgaattttaataattttaaagataattttaaccAAATAATTGAACACAAGTGATTAAtgtgttaaaattaaatttaaattatttggatAGCATTCAAGTTTaatctttaacaaaaataattatttgtcaaATCTTACATATCAATAAAATGATAGTCAAAATGTGAAGGCTACCATCATGCATGTTGTCTACAATAAtgcaatgataaaaaataattaagtataaactttcttatatttaatagtATTGTTCTAATTAAGCACtccaaacaaattatttatgtttaaactTTATTTAACTATATCAATAACTACTAATTTAGTTATGCTGTTGAGACACTCAAAGATATAtggatttattaaatatattagtaGCTagtattttaatcttattttaatactttaattAGACTTTTACTTCGGATATCTCATaatgatgaaaaaatattaattacatgcTATGATAGATAATATAttgatacaaaatattttaatataattagtttaatgTCTCGTGTCTTACatgaatattaaattcaataattatgtttttggttttGGTCCTTAAACTTTGTGGAGATTGGTCAACATCCCCAAACTTGTATTTCGTCCATTATTTTCATCTTCGCCGTCACATGCATCATTAAGTGtctatgtgtgtgtacacttgGTTTGTTCCTAAATGCAATGTTGTAGTAATaggttttgttcatttttaatttctatatattaataggttttattttaaaaagttttctcATCCCTACCCCATGACCCTCAATCACAAGCCCCACCCTTACCccacaatctcaatcacaagTCTCACCATCGATGAGGTTGTTGTTTGTTGCCCCAACTCATGATGCCTCCTCATAGAACAGAATCGTCATCGTCAAAAGGGTTCTCTTCGATTGATCACGTTGTGTCGTCATCATCATACTCGGCAATAGGGAGATGCTTGTCACTTCACATAGCTCAAAGAATCATGGATGATTCTTTTGGGTTGCCCTAACTAGAAGGTGAAATGCCTTTGTCTTTCTTCTAATTTGTTAGATcatgtttttcatatttaatttttttggttaattttgcAGCGAGGGTTAACAATAGGAAGGTACTATAATCACTTCCGCTAGGCTGATGAAATTTATGTTGGTATTGATGATGAAGTTGTGGAACAAGTAGTGGATGAACACAAGAAGAGGATTGTAAGGATGCAAAAAAAGTTGAACTCTGAAAGGAATGAGGGGTGGATGCTATTCACTGGAGCTTTATTGTCTtggttgttgtgtttgtttagaGGGATGATATGTGTTATGAGTTGCAGCATGGGTAGAGGGTAGGATTGTGTGACTTGTTTAGTGTATTTTGGGGTTGTTTTAGAGTAGGAAATTGTATTTTGGAGGGATGATATAAGTCAATGTATTTTGCCTTGATTTAGTTATGAAACTTTGATGTCTAAGTTAGTTGTTTGTATCTAATGAATAATATGTTAATGTAGTAGTGGAGTCAAATTAGTTATTGATAATATGTGCTTGCAAGAGATTAAGAAGTGAATTGTGTTTCAACTTTGTGACTAATTGTCTACTTTTAAAcacaattaaaatcaaaatggcACACTACATTTTTGCATAAAGCAATTTGTGTATTTTCAACATTACTTATACGTCATTTATGTACCATTAATACATGCCAAATCAAATCTACTTCTATATATTCCTTGCAACCTTTGAAGGCACATTCACTTCACTTGGTTGGGCATTGTCCCGCAAACCCATAGAAATAagacaatttaaatataatatattacctACATGCAAATGTAAATGAAAAGTATGAGAAATTAAACTTGTTGTGTAGTATTAGGTTGCCTTGGTCACTGACTTGTGCAAGTTCATTTGTTATGCCTTGTTTGACCATAAATCCTACACTTGATGTTAAGTGTCCTAGTTGTTCTCCTTAGTCTAGTTGTGGATACTTCATCTGGCTCCCTCCTTCTCAACTTTTTGGGCCTTCCAAGGGGATGTTTTGTAGTTTGGAGGTAAAATGTTTGGGTAACCGGTCTTAGGCCACCTTTGCCTTCCATTGATGGGTGATATTACATGATCATAACGGATCTTATACATCTCCCTTTTATAACATGGGTTGAAATAGTCTGCAGGCTTCTCTTTATTGCTTGCAATGGTTGATATTGCATGCCTACAGGGGATTCCTACTAAGTCCCAATAGTTGCAAGTGTAATTTTTCTTATCCAAATCCACAACAAACTTGTGTTTGAACAAGCTGTCAGTTACTTCAGATATCCTTCTTGTAGCACACAATGCAAACCAATTGTTAGTATAATGAACTTCTTTATTCAACCTCTTCAATGGCTTAGGCATTATGTACTCCCTATTGTTTTGCCAATTTCAACCTTGATATAGTAAACTTACACATCAAATACTTTCTAATCCAATCCACCATTGTCAAAATGGGCTTGTCCCTACATGCCAAGAGGACACTGCTCATTGACTTATTAAGGTTGTTGATGACCACATTGCCCATCATCAGATTTCTTACCAAAGAACCCCCACCAaaaattttcttcaaatttgCATACAAGTGCctaacataaaatatttgttcAGACCTAAGACCCATTTCTTGAATGCATGGCATGAGTCCTTATGGCAAAACAGAAAAGTGAAATGTATAGATGTGACAATGACAATGACAAAGCAATATAGTGAGACAAATCATATACGTACATTTTCTTGATCTGACATCAATACCCACTTTTTGGTGATGGCTCACCAATGTCTTGAAACGGCATTGTTAAAAACCACTTTCAAGCCttcttagtttcactttcaaCAACATCAAATGTAAATAGGAGGTTTTGATCATTTGGATCCCTCCTAACAACCACCAGCAAAATTCCACCAAACTGAGTTTTCAAATGACAACCATCTAGTTCAATGAAGGGTCTGCATGCAATTGTAAAGGCTTTTTTAcatccataaaaaataaaataaaatttatcaaaggTTGGAAGAGCATCCAATTGATCTATGTACTTATACTTGTGCATGATTGAACTTACAGACTCTTCTTAGATCCTCACTATAAGAGCATAGATCAGTAAACTGCTTCTTAGCATCCTCTTCAACATTTTCTAGAGCCATCATTCGCCCACGGTCAGCAATTGAAAATGTTATACCAACAATAAACCTATTTTTGATGTCATCAATTACTTGCATAATTGTCATCTTTGGATTAGACTTAATTCGCTCTGTTAGCTACTTCGCAACCCACTTTGACTTTGCATTTTTATTCCAGAAGACCCTGCTTAATGTGTGCTTAAAATGCAATGTCCTCAGAATAAAAGTAATGTCATCTCTTTCTTTGCTAACAAAGACTTCAAAACCACATTTTGCTTAACATAAGACTCTcactctttttttatcattcttgtCAAACTTCActtctttactaattaaaattgaatactGCAACACGACATCTTTGAATTCTGCTAGTGTGTTAAATTCCATTCCTAGTGTCCATTGGAAGTCTTTACAAATGTCCTCTTGTCTGAATCTATAAATCATTGGTTTGTTGGCGACACTTCTCTCTCCATCATTGTCACTTTGTAATTCTTTAGTCAAGCAGTCCTCATCTAAATCAACTATGTTCGACAaatcaacaaacaattcttCATCTATGCCAATGACATGTGCTTCTATAGAGGCATCAACAACATCGTCAAACTCAGTCTCAAAATCCAAACTTGTCTGCATATTATCCTCATCCATATTAGATGGCTTAAAGTCATCATTATCACTGCTTTCAAATTCAATGTATGCATTAAAACCTTGTTAATCAACAAAAACCTCTCCATGCACTTCACTCTTTTCATCATGCACTTTACCCTTTTTAGCAGCATCCACATTAGCAACACCCTTTTAATCATGCACTTCACCCTTtttagcaacatcaacaacaccAACAACATGATCATCAACTATAAGCACATCACCCTGATCAGCAACATCCTCATCAACAACAACCTTTTGATCATGCACTTCACCATTTTCAACAACATCTACAGCACCAACAACATGATCATCAACTGCATGCACATCACCTTGATCAATAGAACCTTCATTAGCTAGATGTTGCATATCAACATCACTAACAACACCATCTCCATCCACCATTTCTGCATTACCACCAACATCCTGTCCATCATTCCCCCAACCCATATGTTCAAGTATTTCAACTTCAGCATGGGGAATATGTTGGACATACATATGGACTTCAACATTGTGGTCGATTGCATACTTTGCTAACTCTAATGTTTGTTGATCTTCAATGATTAGTTTCAACCCATCTTCAAAGCActcatcatttttcttccaCCATAACTTGAAATTTTCTTTAGAGTACCCCAATTCGTGGACCACAACCATTGCTTCAAAATAAGACCAAGTGTCCACATCCTGATTGTAAATTGCATCCTTATCTGTCTCTATATAGTGAAGATGTCGGACCATGGAAAAAGTACCATTGTGATGGATAACCAAAGTAAAAGCCATTtctgcaacaacaaaaaaattattatagaatGACATGAAGGCAGTCACATGTCCAACCCCACAAACAAATctttaaatacaaataaaaattcaacccTACAAACCATTCAATAAAGCCACCAACCAGGGAATACTTTTTTCACAAACACCatgaatataaataaacaaCCAAAATTGACCTTTCTAATGTCTGACAGTCTTTTAGCAAATGGGACTATCGAATATTCGTTCTTTGCTATCAACATACGACCATGTTCTTTGATTAAGTCCAACACCTTGGCCTTGACATGAAGCAAAATGACACTAAAAAAGCAAACAAATGGGGTCATGTTTTGCGATTCAGGATGCTTGGGTGAACGGAACAAATGAATATGGCCATGGGTGACCTATGATTTTGGGAATGACACAAAGCTTGGGGAACCTGTGGTTTTGGAGAGAACATTTGAGGACTGAAACCCTAAATTTGACCCacatataaaatcaatttttaattggtttaacttaaaattaaaattaaaaatctccCTACTAtcgacaaattaaaaaaaataaaaactcactCTACCACATCATCAAAATGTACACATTGCAACAAAAAAACATGTGCTTGGCAGGTGGTGATCAGACAAGTAGACACTTAACGATGCAACTGATGGTGAGGATGAAAACAATGGATAGAATGCAAGTTTGGAGATATTGACCAATCTTCACAAAGTTTaaggaccaaaataaaaaatgttgaaaacatgaaggactaaaaacataattatctctttttataatttatagtagtaattttgtatattatttttgaatttttaatatgttgttaattatttagtctaaattttaataaatatatgttagtaaatatgttaataaatatttaaatatatttttatatacacacatgattcaaaaaaaatattattataggaGACGTTGCCATAGGTAAAATATCTCTTTACTTTGGTGACAACTTACAtgttctcttttaaaaaaagttgatttagttcttgttttttttttctttcttttgtgatttgcatactttttttttatcatccatGCCAACCTAGAGAGTTAAACCCCCTTTGACTTATGCGCTTGATTTAGGATAATAAAAATTGagtaaaattgtttaattacaataaaatgtacttttttaagttttaaaattcatcttaaaatatttaaactgaCATGTTTTTAGAGaccataaaaattattatttaaaaatattatctaatttttggttggaattgaaggaaaaaaatattaatgttaattatttaactgATACTggataatttgattaatttcatattaaattatttttaaaatttaacttcaaatatatttgcattgtgatatatatcttttacttgaatatttcaaaatatatatatatatatatatatatatatatatatatatatatatatattattaagttaTTTACCTACACAAATTTCACTTTTAGTTTTGTTATggttaactttattttaaattaaattagttccaaacataatttttatattaattttttttatgaataaatgtCATAAGAAAtgaaacttattaaaataaataaatatattttttgattaaatttcaatcaaatatTAACAGAAAGATATATTTTCATCACTGATAAAATCTTGtatgattttcattttcaagatCTAAATTTTagtaatgtaaaaaatgttattaaataatttttttatcattattttattataattcattaaatatttttcatgaataAATGTGACCGGAAATgaaagtttattaaaataaataaatattttttcatgattaaatttcaatcaaatatTCAAGGAGggatataattttatcaatgataaaatcttgtataattttttagtttgcaaggtctaaattttagaatattaaaaacaaatttattaaatatttttgtataattattttgtaataatcattaaaaaagataaaatagtatcATATTATTGTTGAACTAAAATATACACCAAATAACACTTATATAagaatataaactaaaaattaaattcatatagttagagtaaaaatttagttgtaaagtaatttttattatttggaagaaacaaatatattatcattaagGGAACTATTTAAAAGATAGTTAttgttaatgaataaaaatgatattggtTGCATTTATAATTTGGGAGGGAATGAATATGACATCATTCCATATTTATAAAACcttcttttatataatatagtggataagataatttttataaagtttattATAAAGAATTACCTTTGAATAAATTCTAGCAGCTGATGGGCTTAATCCTCCCATAGAGTGCATCTCAAATTTTATCCTTCCCTGCAAATACAATGGAACTATAACTCCTATTCTTATCCCTCCATTCCCTCTTTTGGTCTATCTACATTCCAAGGACGGATCAAAAAGTGGAGTCTTGGTCAGAGCAAGCCGCGCCCTATTATTCTATTACCAGACATAAGAGCTGGAAACGCCTCATTTCGTTTCGTTTCCTTTCTTCATTTCCTTCTTCTCCAATCCAAGACCAAAGGGGGACTTCTCATATTTAGAATCTTTCTGCGCTGTGCTTTGTTAAGggatttaattttacaaaaataaaaaaagtattgcgaataaaaatatttttcaattggtGCAtagcattaaatattaattatattttctaataaaaaattcaaccaTAATTAAAAAGAGTGATTGTCCACTTTCCAATCTCTTCTCTGATATAAGGagggattatatatatatatatatatataaaagagatcAAATTGTATTGATAtaactttaataattattatattatcttataatttttaattagataatattttttaaaaatttatcgttagattaaaagtttttttcacttggatacatataaaattttatattaatttaaaattatttattatcttaacaatataaatattttaaaatatacttaaatataGATCACTTTACTACCTTTATGTTATTCAATCTTTACAAAATTTTACATACACAACTAagataatatgtaaatataattcaacagttaaattaataaaaaatatattttatatcaaattataaaaataatataataattatcaaaattacacttttatatatatatactcctaGTAAATTATGCATCAATATTTTAGGCGTAAGCTAGCCCCATCACTAACACTTGTATACTATATTTCGAAAGGCTTAATAATTGTATTGTGGGAAATAAAATGTCCAAAATTTTGAAGATATAGGACAAAGGTgcgattaagtttttttttaatatactccCTTGTCACGTTAACgtcaaggaaaaaataattataaatctaGATTTTGTTACCCTTGTCTATGTTTGATACCCATTCTAgaacccaattaaaattctagtAATACTCTttttgctgtaaaaaaaaaataaaagagtaatacactgttatttattgaaatttaggTTTACTAACAAAATTTCGTGAATCATTCCTATTTACTATCTCTGGtactctttataaaaaaaaaaacaaatgcactgaaaacttatttcttataaaaatggaGAGAGAAGATAATAAATCTCATACATAActttataaatttcaataaattttaacttctaataaaaaatttgtatccACATAATTACTATTATACCTCCATTTTTTATGTCACTTTTAgtattgaatttttgttttcattttcagtcattttaaaatatcattacttattattatttttgttaaatcttataaaaaaaatgattgataaAGGATACACtagtaattataaataattttatattttctaactaCTCTAATAGATACTTTATCAAATACTTATAATGTAATAAGATAACTTTTTTAACGCGGTCCGTTCATTTTTTTCAGTTAATATTATCAATCATAaactatttcattaaaattagttgaaaagttAGTTATTAACTGAAAAGTTAGATAACTtactaaaatcatgatttatttaaaaaataatcaaaatattagaCAAATATATTGAGGTTAAAAATGGAAGGagatataaaaagataaaagttgggagttagtgttttaaaaaatattacttcaagtagtgtttaaaaaacacaaaaaattactaaaaaaaatgttgtttatgGAATAGTCATCAATTaaacttttcatttaataaaaaaaattaaaaactaacgaTGTTAAACATAATCATAACCTTTTAAGTAGTGTTTCTAAAtatgctagttttttttttctttttatttttaatatatttatcaattttttatttttttaaaataaatcatgattttttttatcattttatactttttaattatttcaacaactaattttatcaaacacttataatctaataaactaattttcaagcttttaattagtttttcaactaatttttcagCACTAACATTTTTCATCAAACATGTCCTTTATTGGTTGAATTTTtgtcaataaaatttaaactcttAGTCacttgatataaaattatagttttttttaatataatcagGAGGTGTAATGACCCTTCTATCTATCGAATTAATccattttaaagataaattagtATTTCTAATTGTGATTTGATACTCAAGTCAAAAATAAAACTTCAGAACTTAATTAAAAGACTCAAATACCATAATATAATATACTGTAATGATCAATAATTCTATAGGAAATTGATATATCACTAACATATTATATTGTTAGTATAATGAAATTCTGTGTTTCTGATCGagtatttatatattcataatattttaattaatagtttaGTTATCATctcaaattaagaaattaaattatgctAACAGATTAAACAAATTATTAGTAAATGAAATTCGTTGTTGTGATCGAGTATTTGTTGCAAGTGAAATGTGCAATACGTAAATTAATGTATCCCAGAGGCAAAATATTCATCTATCTGTTTAAACATACGTGAAGTGGAAGACTTCTGTGCTTTTCATCCTCTTTTTAATTGTTTCCTAATTGATTGATATTTTAAAGGGCTAGCTCATATTTGGCATCATATGCTTTATTCAGAGACTAGAACGTGCTTCGAACTTCTACTCCTTGTTTCTCTAAAGCaagtaatatcttttaatttaaaaacaaatccaCTCTTCGAATTCCATTTTCCCATGGCCAGTAGTTTTACGAGTAATTCTAGGTTGAGCGCATCAATTATTTACAGACACAggattaatttgtttaaatttatttaataaaataagtattttttattttttattctttttagtatgtttatttaaattgcttctatttaatttttttttattaattttaagaaaaaaaaatttatccccttattaaaaaaaattaaaatacttattttaaacaaattgatcaataaccaataaaaaattatgataacatttaataatattatattgttatgtatagtaatattattaattttataataattattttaaaaattatatgtaaattaagtt of the Glycine max cultivar Williams 82 chromosome 13, Glycine_max_v4.0, whole genome shotgun sequence genome contains:
- the LOC112998720 gene encoding uncharacterized protein, whose translation is MPKPLKRLNKEVHYTNNWFALCATRRISEVTDSLFKHKFVVDLDKKNYTCNYWDLVGIPCRHAISTIASNKEKPADYFNPCYKREMYKIRYDHVISPINGRQRWPKTGYPNILPPNYKTSPWKAQKVEKEGAR